The proteins below are encoded in one region of Myxocyprinus asiaticus isolate MX2 ecotype Aquarium Trade chromosome 13, UBuf_Myxa_2, whole genome shotgun sequence:
- the zgc:172090 gene encoding GTPase IMAP family member 7, with protein sequence MMYQRLQNTEVMREEDDERRLLLIGKTGGGKSSTGNTIFNDNVFHSEMSSSSVTRRCQTHTDTVNNRRVTVIDTPDFKFSTDRDFDSDSELKRALDLSSPGVHVILLILSLNTFTEQEKEFVEWFEQIFGVEVFRYTILLLTNDKPHIRPVGELIRENDHLLNLVNHCGGRYHELNNKDRSNRRQVTELLEKIDRMVSDNTNTCYSLEMLLETQRRAEDQKRREEERKERERKEELDRVRRETEIRVRREIEKEGQTGKRGNCPRFMQSNLKYFCVIMFFAVATGGILVWKKGSLHGWTFTRGCATGGSAAAAGVITGKLWRLVLKSLFICSSSHEHPRTVSLLVLKTAGVMCGSVTGGVIGHYVGGSLFPVTVLAGFAGAAGAFVSTH encoded by the exons ATGATGTATCAG AGATTACAGAACACAGAGGTGATGAGAGAGGAAGATGATGAACGTCGGCTGCTGTTGATCGGTAAAACTGGAGGAGGGAAAAGCTCAACAGGAAACACCATCTTTAATGATaatgtgtttcattcagaaatgaGTTCTTCATCAGTGACCAGACGATGTCAAACACACACTGATACTGTTAATAACAGAAGAGTGACAGTTATTGATACTCCAGACTTTAAGTTCTCCACTGATAGAGACTTTGATTCAGACTCTGAACTGAAGAGAGCTCTTGATTTATCTTCTCCAGGTGTTCATGTGATCCTCCTCATTCTGTCTTTAAACACTTTCACAGAACAGGAGAAGGAGTTTGTGGAGTGGTTTGAACAGATCTTTGGTGTAGAAGTGTTCAGATATACTATACTGCTCTTAACTAATGATAAGCCACATATTAGACCAGTAGGAGAACTGATCAGAGAAAATGACCATCTGTTAAATCTTGTTAATCATTGTGGTGGGAGATATCATGAATTGAACAATAAAGATCGATCAAACAGAAGGCAGGTGACTGAACTCCTGGAGAAGATCGACAGAATGGTGTCTGACAACACAAACACCTGCTACAGTCTAGAGATGCTGCTGGAGACTCAAAGAAGAGCTGAAGAtcagaagagaagagaggaggagaggaaagagagagagcgtaAAGAGGAATTAGACAGAGTCAGAAGAGAGACAGAGATTCGTGTGAGGAGAGAAATAGAAAAGGAAGGGCAGACTGGGAAAAGGGGAAACTGTCCAAGATTTATGCAGTCAAATCTGAAATATTTCTGTGTAATTATGTTTTTTGCTGTAGCAACAGGAGGTATTTTGGTGTGGAAGAAAGGGTCTTTACATGGATGGACTTTCACTAGGGGTTGTGCTACAGGAGGTTCAGCAGCAGCTGCGGGAGTTATCACAGGGAAACTCTGGAGATTAGTGTTGAAGAGTCTGTTTATTTGTTCATCTTCTCACGAGCATCCCAGAACTGTTAGTCTGTTAGTTTTGAAGACAGCAGGTGTGATGTGTGGTTCAGTCACTGGAGGAGTGATCGGTCACTATGTAGGGGGAAGTCTATTTCCTGTTACAGTGTTAGCAGGATTTGCTGGAGCTGCTGGAGCTTTTGTATCAACACACTGA
- the LOC127449844 gene encoding GTPase IMAP family member 8-like, whose translation MEENSEGPKSSLNVVLLGKTGAGKSATGNTILGRKAFISMKCPTSVTQAITVQSGTVCGLPVSVYDTPGFCDTEMSEEKIQQIYQSVFQKCESGPCVFLLVIKADRFTKEEKETVEKLEKLLGENRLQNTWILFTRGDELEEENMTIDDFIKQTEPLKKQIQKYEGRYIVFNNKKKKKSEQVKMLLTKILKTCLKTVVKGTRKLKQITVKRHQPKNITQDTPADSLLSRRIVLLGKSGFGKSAAGNTILGQKVFRSVMSTSSVTTKCSENQATISDRNVSVVDTPGFFDTVMNPDELVKEIANSVYLYSPGPHAFLIVFPVNMRFTEQEQQIAEQIEMLFGEEVLKYSIILFTHGDQLEDKSIEKLIEENSKLRSLVDQCGGRYHVFNNKDQNNRDQVTELLQKIDTMIDQNGGGHYTNQMYQDALRFKQEEEERRQREEEERRQQQETERQDETERVKKETEEKVRSQSETNSGSEKFFSKHRRWFYILAIGAGIIVGGVVGGVIVIETIFVGAVGGAVVGGGLVGLFGLAVWLISHTCGFLNCN comes from the exons atggaagaaaattctgagggtCCAAAATCAAGTTTGAATGTGGTGTTGCTGGGGAAAACAGGAGCTGGGAAGAGTGCAACCGGCAACACAATCCTGGGACGAAAAGCTTTCATATCGATGAAATGCCCCACTTCTGTCACACAAGCTATTACTGTTCAATCTGGAACTGTCTGTGGATTACCAGTCAGTGTTTATGACACACCAGGATTCTGTGACACTGAAATGAGTGAAGAAAAGATTCAGCAGATATATCAGAGTGTGTTTCAGAAATGTGAATCAGGCCCTTGTGTGTTTCTGCTGGTCATCAAAGCTGACAGATTCACTAAAGAAGAGAAAGAAACCGTGGAGAAGCTTGAGAAGCTGTTGGGAGAAAACCGTCTGCAGAACACCTGGATTCTCTTCACCAGAGGAGATGAACTGGAAGAAGAAAACATGACAATAGATGATTTCATTAAACAGACTGAACCCTTGAAGAAACAAATTCAGAAATATGAGGGGAGATACATTGTGTtcaacaacaagaaaaaaaaaaaaagtgaacaagTTAAAATGCTGCTTACAAAAATCCTCAAGACATGTCTTAAAACAGTTG tAAAAGGAACAAGAAAACTGAAGCAGATTACAGTGAAGAGACATCAGCCAAAAAATATCACACAAGACACTCCTGCTGACAGTCTCTTATCCAGAAGAATTGTTCTTCTGGGTAAAAGTGGTTTTGGAAAGAGTGCAGCTGGAAACACAATACTGGGACAGAAAGTGTTCAGGTCTGTGATGAGCACAAGTTCAGTAACCACTAAATGCTCAGAGAATCAAGCCACTATTTCAGACAGAAATGTGTCTGTAGTCGATACACCTGGATTCTTTGATACAGTCATGAATCCTGATGAGTTAGTGAAAGAGATAGCAAATAGTGTTTATTTATACAGTCCTGGACCGCACGCTTTTCTCATTGTGTTTCCTGTCAATATGAGGTTCACTGAGCAGGAACAACAGATCGCTGAGCAGATTGAGATGCTGTTTGGAGAGGAAGtgttaaaatactccatcattctCTTCACTCATGGAGATCAGTTAGAAGATAAGTCCATAGAGAAACTCATTGAGGAGAACAGTAAATTAAGATCTCTAGTTGATCAGTGTGGAGGCAGATATCATGTGTTTAATAATAAAGATCAGAATAACAGAGATCAGGTGACTGAACTACTGCAGAAGATTGACACAATGATAGATCAGAATGGAGGAGGACATTACACTAATCAGATGTATCAAGATGCTCTGAGATTTAAACaagaggaggaagagaggagacagagagaggaagaggagagaagACAACAACAGGAAACAGAAAGACAAGATGAGACTGAGAGAGTGAAGAAGGAGACAGAGGAAAAGGTCAGATCACAGTCTGAAACAAACAGTGGATCTGAAAAATTTTTTTCCAAGCATCGACGTTGGTTTTATATATTAGCCATTGGAGCCGGCATTATAGTTGGTGGAGTCGTTGGTGGAGTAATTGTTATAGAAACTATATTTGTTGGAGCTGTTGGTGGAGCAGTTGTTGGTGGCGGACTTGTTGGTCTTTTTGGTCTGGCTGtttggttaatttcccacacctgtggctttttaaattgcaattag